A genomic window from Pyricularia oryzae 70-15 chromosome 7, whole genome shotgun sequence includes:
- a CDS encoding pre-mRNA-splicing factor sap114 — MATNGDAAPPAPAAETAAATAAAAQLDGLRPPEGVIIPPPGEIREVIEKTAGYVARGGLGIEQRLRENHSGNPKFSFVTSQSDAYNPYYEWRKAEYKAGRGTALAAGRADAAALAAAKLAEQNKEPQGPPKPPDFEFSARMPRMNQKDLEILRVTALFVARNGRQFQTQLMQRETKNPQFQFLIPNHTFHNFFQHMVDQYAIILKESGMGGDGSKAQEQRIEQLRRNVEDRFHILERAKQRAEYAVWQEQERQKQEAAEEKKKDDFARIDWNDFVVVETIDFTEADANITLPPPTTLNDIQYASLEEKQNFSVNAKRIEEAFPFDDTSYNAYPVQQQQSQPAQQDSPAGAPAQPAHMQQDPEETRRIQEREQARARMHQAQADARGGTAPMKIKENYVPKAAARGPRTGGQTALCPRCNQQILLSEWEEHMRIELLDPRWKEQKAKAESRYATTNISTADVANNLKRLASQRTDVFDSVTGQPLSEEEMARRKKAAINSYDGNPDGKSQAHIAHLQHVNVEEQIRAIQQKFGDKKE, encoded by the exons ATGGCGACCAACGGCGATGCTGCTcccccggcgccggcggcagAGACGGCAGCTGCGACTGCGGCCGCGGCACAGCTCGACGGCCTCAGGCCTCCCGAGGGCGTCATCATTCCGCCACCCGGTGAGATCCGCGAGGTGATTGAAAAGACGGCCGGGTACGTGGCGCGTGGTGGACTGGGCATCGAGCAGCGCCTACGCGAGAACCACAGCGGGAACCCAAAGTTCAGCTTCGTCACGAGCCAGAGCGACGCGTACAATCCGTACTACGAGTGGCGCAAGGCCGAGTACAAGGCCGGGCGTGGCACGGCGCTGGCGGCTGGTCGGGCGGATGCGGCCGCGTTGGCGGCCGCCAAGCTGGCAGAGCAGAACAAGGAGCCCCAGGGCCCGCCCAAGCCGCCGGATTTTGAGTTCTCGGCGCGCATGCCGAGGATGAACCAGAAGGATCTTGAGATATTGAGGGTCACGGCGCTGTTCGTGGCCAGGAACGGAAGGCAATTTCAGACCCAGCTAATGCAACGCGAGACTAAGAATCCGCAGTTTCAGTTTCTTATCCCGAATCACACCTTCCACAATTTCTTCCAGCATATGGTAGATCAGTACGCCATCATACTCAAGGAGAGTGGCATGGGAGGGGATGGATCTAAGGCCCAGGAGCAGCGAATTGAGCAGCTGCGGCGCAATGTCGAGGATCGGTTCCACATTCTGGAGAGGGCAAAACAGCGGGCTGAGTATGCAGTATGGCAGGAGCAGGAGAGGCAGAAGCAGGAGGCtgccgaggagaagaagaaggatgaCTTTGCACGCATCGACTGGAATGACTTTGTCGTGGTTGAGACTATTGATTTCACCGAGGCAGATGCCAATATTACCCTCCCACCGCCGACGACTCTCAACGACATACAATACGCATCATTGGAGGAGAAGCAAAACTTCTCAGTCAACGCCAAGCGTATCGAAGAGGCATTCCCCTTTGATGATACCAGCTACAATGCCTATCCGgtacagcaacagcaatcaCAACCAGCACAACAAGACTCACCGGCAGGGGCACCGGCACAGCCGGCACACATGCAGCAGGACCCCGAGGAGACGCGGAGGATACAAGAAAGGGAACAAGCCCGGGCGCGCATGCACCAAGCCCAGGCAGATGCCAGAGGAGGAACGGCTCCAATGAAGATCAAGGAAAACTACGTACCCAAAGCGGCTGCCCGGGGTCCGAGGACCGGAGGCCAGACGGCTCTGTGTCCAAGATGTAACCAGCAGATCCTCTTGTCGGAGTGGGAGGAGCACATGAGGA TCGAACTGCTGGATCCCAGGTGGAAGGAGCAAAAGGCCAAGGCAGAGTCGCGATACGCGACGACCAACATATCGACGGCGGATGTGGCCAACAACCTGAAGCGTCTGGCGAGCCAAAGGACGGACGTGTTCGACAGCGTCACGGGCCAGCCGCTCTCGGAGGAGGAGATGGCCCGTCGCAAAAAGGCAGCCATCAACAGCTACGATGGAAACCCCGACGGCAAGAGCCAGGCGCACATTGCACACCTGCAGCACGTCAATGTCGAGGAGCAGATCAGGGCTATCCAGCAAAAGTTTGGAGACAAAAAGGAATAA
- a CDS encoding HAL protein kinase, which produces MDGLATLQPAGGASAPLRAASQTFATAPQPIHNSSNNAQQLPQLEQQQQLQSGAPPQDACVSQQQTQKQPQPQPQSHPSKCISTISPIRPTASDPAQGENSLSSSPRQFPTGLTSSILEEEDESSESDTPNEPVTPVSGRQSQDFHSLQNHDTHPTSLSSSAEHSTGAFSSLQNDAAPTNKTPLILGTSATPDRPEPAPSEHSPTSTKTVRSPTAPSDTEASTSATKSIPVPINTANAAANADQPLPSATPPTHSRKNSRNPLRRMSQAFRRSNSQIERPNIEQPEAACTSSEFAISDGPPKPQQPNRRWSIRREGTSLATTRSNSPPSPPINMLAPSERAATSLLPSPSHEHVDFGVIKKKVRSSTGLGGLGRKAAQFVTSGGKTSQAHQPNGDAKQPQRMKPQRRASSFDLKKAQADQTQRVQNGDMESLEELTRQPWGMPAMTGVGLKARRLSVSLPDDFTVDVADLLAEFEYYHKVLGRHGKHLGKGATSKVTLMQRKSCPEELYAVKEFRPKSSTETKDEYEQKIKSEFSIAKSLHHPNIVESIRLCTDHGRWNHVMEYCSEGDLYSLVEKKYLLEESRKVDRLCLFKQLVQGINYLHTNGIAHRDIKLENLLITKDSKLKITDFGVSDVFTGTHPGLREAGGQCGINMGEVRLCDPGICGSLPYISPEVLTRGVKYDPRALDVWGAGVIAINLFFGAPLWKEARDDGANPQYTQLVRAWTRWEKKHGNDMLGEGEEGVPAICDGDQPYTAAFDMGIKPPALRRLVFGMLHPNPARRIGISQVLNNRWMKTVECCQFESYDEPSTKIDASKKECFTNKKIFCHNHLPPVASGNHSLGKMPGQAGY; this is translated from the coding sequence ATGGACGGCTTGGCAACTTTACAACCAGCTGGTGGTGCTTCTGCACCCTTACGTGCAGCGTCCCAGACATTTGCAACGGCCCCCCAACCTATTCataacagcagcaacaacgcaCAACAGCTGCCGCAATtagagcagcagcaacaattgCAATCCGGTGCACCACCCCAAGACGCCTGCGTTTCACAGCAGCAAACACAAAAacagccacaaccgcaacccCAATCACACCCTTCAAAGTGCATCAGCACTATATCCCCAATTCGCCCTACAGCATCAGATCCTGCCCAAGGCGAAAACAGCCTTTCTTCATCGCCACGCCAATTTCCGACCGGGCTTACTAGCTCTATCCTTGAAGAGGAAGACGAGTCGTCTGAGAGCGATACGCCAAACGAGCCTGTTACTCCAGTCAGCGGCCGTCAGTCCCAAGATTTCCACAGCTTACAAAACCACGACACACATCCCACGTCGCTCTCCTCCTCTGCCGAACACTCGACTGGTGCCTTTTCCTCACTTCAAAACGACGCCGCCCCAACAAACAAGACCCCTTTGATTCTCGGCACATCTGCAACTCCAGACCGCCCCGAACCGGCACCGTCAGAACACTCGCCGACTTCGACGAAAACCGTCAGATCTCCAACTGCACCCAGCGACACTGAGGCGAGCACATCGGCAACCAAAAGTATCCCAGTCCCAATAAACACAGCAAACGCCGCCGCAAACGCCGATCAGCCATTACCCTCAGCCACCCCGCCGACTCACTCGAGAAAAAACTCCCGCAACCCCCTCCGGCGCATGAGCCAGGCTTTCCGACGATCCAACTCCCAAATCGAAAGGCCCAACATCGAGCAGCCGGAAGCGGCCTGCACCAGCTCGGAGTTTGCGATATCCGATGGGCCGCCGAAGCCTCAGCAACCAAATCGCCGGTGGTCAATAAGGAGGGAAGGCACTTCACTAGCTACGACCCGTTCAAACAGCCCCCCTTCCCCGCCTATCAACATGCTTGCGCCCAGCGAACGCGCCGCGACGTCGTTACTGCCGAGCCCGTCACATGAGCATGTCGATTTTGGTGTCATTAAGAAAAAGGTCCGCTCATCGACGGGCCTAGGCGGCCTAGGCCGTAAAGCCGCTCAGTTCGTCACTTCGGGTGGTAAGACCAGCCAAGCCCACCAACCCAATGGCGATGCCAAGCAACCCCAACGAATGAAGCCCCAGAGGCGGGCTAGCAGCTTTGACCTCAAGAAGGCACAGGCAGACCAGACGCAGCGTGTTCAAAATGGAGATATGGAGAGCCTCGAAGAGCTCACTCGCCAGCCGTGGGGCATGCCAGCCATGACGGGCGTGGGCCTGAAGGCGCGGCGCTTGAGTGTGAGCTTGCCCGACGATTTCACCGTCGACGTGGCAGATCTATTGGCCGAGTTTGAATACTACCATAAGGTTCTCGGCCGTCACGGCAAGCACCTGGGTAAAGGTGCCACTTCCAAGGTGACGCTGATGCAGCGCAAAAGCTGCCCGGAAGAACTCTACGCTGTCAAGGAGTTCCGCCCCAAGTCGTCGACCGAAACCAAGGACGAGTATGAGCAGAAGATCAAGTCCGAGTTCAGCATAGCCAAGAGTCTGCACCATCCCAACATTGTTGAGTCCATCAGGCTTTGCACCGACCACGGCCGGTGGAACCACGTGATGGAGTACTGCTCCGAAGGCGATTTGTATAGCCTGGTAGAGAAGAAGTATCTGCTTGAGGAGTCGCGCAAGGTGGACCGCCTCTGCCTCTTCAAGCAGCTCGTTCAGGGCATCAACTACCTGCACACTAATGGCATAGCCCACCGCGATATCAAGCTCGAGAACCTGCTTATTACCAAGGACAGTAAGCTCAAGATTACCGACTTTGGCGTCTCAGACGTTTTCACTGGCACGCATCCGGGTCTTAGGGAGGCCGGCGGCCAGTGCGGTATCAACATGGGCGAGGTTAGGCTCTGTGACCCTGGCATCTGCGGAAGTCTTCCCTACATCTCGCCCGAGGTCCTGACTAGGGGTGTTAAGTACGACCCGCGGGCCCTGGACGTCTGGGGCGCGGGCGTAATCGCCATCAACCTGTTCTTCGGCGCACCGCTATGGAAGGAGGCACGCGATGATGGTGCCAACCCGCAGTACACGCAGCTCGTACGGGCGTGGACGCGATGGGAGAAGAAGCACGGCAACGACATGCtgggcgagggcgaggaggGCGTCCCGGCTATCTGCGACGGAGACCAGCCCTACACCGCTGCTTTTGATATGGGTATCAAGCCCCCTGCGCTCCGCAGGTTGGTCTTTGGAATGCTGCACCCGAACCCGGCCAGGCGCATCGGCATCTCGCAGGTGCTTAACAACCGGTGGATGAAGACTGTCGAGTGTTGTCAGTTCGAATCATACGACGAGCCGTCTACTAAGATTGACGCGAGCAAGAAGGAATGCTTCACCAACAAGAAAATCTTCTGCCACAACCACTTGCCGCCGGTAGCCTCGGGGAACCACTCGCTCGGCAAGATGCCGGGCCAGGCGGGGTACTAA